ATGGTAGGCCTCGCTTATACTCATTATCTGTTTGTAGAGTATATGATAGATGCTGCAAAGATCATAAGATTTCAAGAACTGGTGTATATTCACTCCATCAATTCTAAGCTAGATACGGTATGTCACAAGGGATTTGCCTTTTCTATGTTCCGTATGgacttgaataatttttacatctaATTTTTCCACCTGCCGTTGAAAAACGGATGGCAAAACTTCTCGTATCTGTTTGCCAGTAAAATATCTGCCATGCACATTCTCAATCAGTATATTTCGCGGCAACTTGCATTAATACGTGAAGTTAGGTAGTTCCGACCGTTCATGAGACCACTCAacatttaacataattttgcGCTTGTTATTGTATCTTCCATTGAGatatagaaaattcattttttttctttggtatCTGACAGTAAAATACAAAAGTCGAGAATTCCAGTTCTATAACATGTCTGAATTATGCAGCTGCAATTGCATGGGATGAGAGCAGAAGAAATTGGGTCGGAGATGCATCCCAGAAGTCACTGAGAACGCCAAAGGATCCGACTATAAAGTACTTCAAGTTCTAGACTTTTGTTTGTATGAATGGGGTTATGCTTCTCCGTTGAGCTAATAAAACTAACGAAATGTGTTGTTTATACGttgtattttgtaaagatGCTGATGTTTCATTATTGTTCTTGCAGCTGGTCCACGACATATGAAGACCTGCTCTCGACTACCGACCCTTTTCCTCAGCCAATTCCTTTAGCTGTAAGTCAGCTCTCGGCTATATGATGTTTTAAATTCCTTTTCTATGCAACTAGTGTAGATGTTCTTAATCATCTCCGTGGGAAGTTACATGCTATCCATGCGGGCAGCAGCCCAACTCGGGTAGAAGGTTTAGAGAATATTCCATGCCGCTTGTGTGGGTTTTTTACTCATGTGGACCTGTGAACCGTTGGATTAACATATGATGACATAAGTATTGATTCTATTGAATGAAAGCCAATGTGGGTAAAAAGTCCACATGTGCCGGCATCACCACCCACAGGTTTAGATCATGCATGCTAACACTATCAATTACTTCATGATATATTCTTGATCTAACGGCTCATACATGGGCTACGGCTCACATGGATAGCACGAAATCATCTCATTTAGACAGTCGTAACGAGAACAAAGACACGCATGCATGTGGTTCATTTTGGGAAAATATTGTTGAATTGAGTAGAACGTTCCTCTGGACTTTGCAGGACATGGTAGACTTTTTGGTTGATATCTGGCACGATGAGGGGCTTTTtgattagataattttatcgAAATGCCTACTCATGTCGAAGTATCCATGTTGCGCATGACAATAACCATAACCTTTCCCCTCGATTATGCTTGGATCTTTCATTAAACGCTATAATGGAGAAAAGCCCTTCTGTGGTGGATGCCGAACACGCATACTTGTAGCAGCTTCAAGCtgttcatttattcttttgtcGTTCTTGAACTGCACCGTTTTTCTCATTAATTGGGAGTACATCTCATGTTGGAAGTCATAGTTGCTGTAACAATACACTGAGTTAGAGATAGTTGTAAACTaaaagggtgaatagcaatttatccccatgtgatattgaaaataagcacattaccctcctatgaaaaaaatataacaatttacccccttatactttttaaaatgaaacaatttacctccttatacagggagataaattgcttcattttaaaaatcataggggggtaaatagttatatttttaaaaatacagggaggtaaattgctatttattttcataagggggtaatttgctcatttacaatatcacaaggaagttgcttgcatttttccctaaaattaaaattataggtgGCATCATGCTTTTCTAAGAACGTAGAGAGAGCTAACAGtacattttgttttaattaaaagtgTGTAAGATATGTTAGACATTCTTCCCTATTTGTAACACGCATGACATCTAACCTTTTGCTTTTCCTTTGGACTATGTATGTGATGGTACCTTTTCGTAAATGTCCTCGTTCTAATGATGTCTTTAGTACCAAAATCATGGTGACAAATAATGGTTGTTGAGTAATGTACTAGCCCGACAGGGCAGATCGCCTGAACTAAGGGTGCAAACGAACCTAAGCTTGAGCTCGCGCTCGTTGGTGTGAGCTCAAGCTCGATGAACACGAGTCAAGCtcgattaatttttttcttaaaatatttggatttaaaaaaatatatggattgTTGTACCATTATTCACAAATCTAAATAAGaactaggaaaaaaatatttacaagaaGACCAAAAAGAAGCAATACGATAGACAGAAAATTGACGATCATGAAAATCATTAGGTCCAATCTTTTAATGAGAAGTAATCAAAGTTACATACTGTTAGTTTTTAAACTATCATCGACACATTTACTTCACCTAAATCTCACAACCCTTTCAGTCCAATCATTTAGTAGGTTACGAGCAACCCAttcaagtaattaaaaaagttataattttgcaGTCATACATAAGCATCAACAATACATGGGTGCTCTCAATATTTACCAAATTTCAACTCAAATATGTAAAGATCTTGAAGTACCTGTAAAGTATGGGGAAAAAAATACCATCAATGtgaataaaaatcattttgtatcatagttaaaaatatattttgagataaaaaGATAGTTAGGGATGTAATAACTGATTACtcgagaaaaaaagaaataactcAACCCAAActaacatatatgaatttttcttacaaaaaatatcatatttcaaAAGCATCCTCAACACTTGGAAGGATTACATGTATCGCTTTCTTGTTATTCTACAATTCAATACACAAAATTTTagtacaaaaaagaaaaacaatactaattatataatataactaaaaaaattagtcaCAGTCAAATAATGcctttgtctttttctttactCCAAAACACTTTTCAACCAATCCCTCCACACATTAATACTTAAGTCAATGAACCACTTTACTTGTCAATGACTTTACTTTTGACACTAAAAGTAGCCTCAAAAGCAATAGTAGTGAATGGTATAGCAAGAATATCTCATGCCATAAATGATAAGACCTTGTACTTGGTCGAATTAACTCTGCACCATTCTAAGACATCAAATTCCTTCTCAATTTTGTTGTCTTTCTTGAATGAGTGACAACTTTCTTTAAGATACATAtcaaatttgtgattttttagCCTGAGTAGATTGAACTAACTCCAAAAAGTCAGCATATTGAGACCAACCTCTTGATATTCCAACATTACTAGTATTTTAACTTTGATAACTGCCCCTTTGCATTTGTCCACGCGACTCACCTTCATCAGTATATATCAACGCGTATTCAAAATAGAGTTCATGCAAGGACTTGCATACAAAGCTGATTTCCCTTTCTACTTTCTAGGAAGAAAAAAGCTTACGGAAATAAAACTCAAGTGCTTTCATCTTGCACCCTGTATCAAGAATGGCTTCTATTGACATCAACAAATTAGTCCCACCCCaatatttgtcaaatttgattttcattctTTCAACCATATTTCGAGTAAAACCATCATTGTCCAATGACTTCTCATCTAATAACACTTTTACTAAGCTGACAACATTAAGAAATAAGTTTGAAGCTGGGTAGTCACTCCCAGAAATAATGAGTGGCATCCCAGAAAACTTCCAATACCGAACATACCTTTTCAACTTTTTCCCAATCATCATAATATGGATCTTTAGTGGCAAATCTTGGAAAAACATTTTTGCACTTGATTGCAGTAGACAACATCTCATATATAGAGTTCCACCTCTTTCGACAATCATCAACTAACTTTCTTTCTAGCAAGTTTAGTTGTTTcacaattttagaaaataataaaagtcttGCATCTGAATGCCGAACATACTCTACGTTGCCACATATCACTTCAATgatgtttttaatttcacaaatacCATCTTGAGCTATAAGGTTCAAAATATGAGCACAACATCTGAcatgaaataattttcccTTGCAAAgcaactttttctttctctatgcATAAATCTTCAGATAGCAAATGACAGAAGCATTGTCAGCATGTATTGTGTGACTTTCACTTTGAATATCCCAATTTTTCAAGCAACACCAAACAGCATTAGCAATCTGAAGACCTCGACGAAGAGGTGGAATGTGAACAAAGTTGAATACACATTTTTGTAGCTACCAATTTTGAACGCTCCAATGGCCAGTTATCACCGTATACTCtcttctgatttttttattttcaacaatcaTTCGTGAGACTAATTTTGTCTACTTTTAGTAgtaaattcttcaatttctttttctcagcCTCATTGACATTGACACAATATGTCCTTGCTATTGTTCTTGAAACTCCTCTCCACTTAGGCATTTTCCttctacaaaataaattaaatcccTCTTCCTCCACTTCAGAGAAAGACTTCTCATACTTCATTATCCAGTGAGCTAGTGACTCTTTCATAGCTTCCATGTCAGACTTTCCATCTTGCAAAGCTGGATACAATGCTGGGTCAACATTTCTAggtataaaatcaaattgtgTTTACATTCAATTCTCTCTTTCCTTTATATCTTTTGCTCTAAGATGGTTGGCAGAGTGTTACAAGTATCCGTGCAACTGAGTTGTTGGATTACCTTTGCTTTTTATAAACATGTTCTTGCAGTGGTTACAAGAGATTTTTACAGTGCCATCTGCATCCTTAACATCTTTAAATTCTAACCAAacgattgattttttttttatcttttggcCTTTGACAAATGAAGTTTCCTCAGGTTTATCAACCTCCGTTATGCCTTTGCTCATGTCAATATTACTTAAGTGGGAGATAGAACTGTATCATCCATAGTTTATTGAGTTCCGTCGTCCTGAAGTTGAAAAATTGAGTCTATTGAATCTACTCTAGAAGTAGAGATATAAGGTGAAAGACTATCATTTTATGTCTCAAAATTCATACttgaaaaacaattaaaagcAACTCAAGTAAATCCTAATTGTGAacatttttactaaaatatagaAGCCAATATGCCAAGcaaaaagtgtttgaaaatatgCCAAGAAGACAATATTGCAGGTGAAATAACCCAAAATTATGATCAAGAGTTATGACGGAACTAAAGGGAATAAGTGAAACGGTTTTGAAGATTAACTCACAGTGAGAAGAGAAGTCGAGTTGCGCCTcaggcttttttttttttttttttgtgttaaatgcaatttaacccTTTGttatgtgaaatgagcaaataccccctataaaaaagaattaacaaattatttctttgtgtttcaaaaaatgaagcaaattacttCCTACCAATGGTTTAAATAGGAAGAGGGGGtaatttacttcttttttcaaaacacaggaagtaatttactatatattttattttttataaaaagttttttgctcttttttcatatcacatgcgataaattgcattttttttccgGGTAAAAGAGTAAAGctctctctttttgttttgggtTAAGAAATATGCAATTTCAAGCACATATATACTTTACATAagagtgtgtatatatatatatttttttgggttaagAAATATGCAATTTCAAGCACATATAAACTTGacttatatatctatatatatatatatatatatatatatatagccatgtTGGCTCAACAGTTTGTGGGTGAGTGGCAAGGGCATATGATGCCACTAACTTACCCTCATCCACATTCTctcccttttctttattttgtcttttctccttttcttttctttatctttgtaaatattaattcaacaaaatcttttgaaaattatagaaacaCTTTTAAgagcatttttatttttgaaaaattattttaaaaattaacatagtcaataagggtatttttgaattttagaaaCTGCTAGAggtagtttttgtaattttttaaaaaataaaaataatttatataaaaaaataataaataaaaagtataaatataattatccctatatataATACTGTAATCCCTgcctaaaaagaaaaagaacctCCCTCCACTCCGCCACCACCACCCACCTCCCCTTCCCCTGCCAGTCCTGTCATCGTTGCCCCGTCTCCCCACCCCACACCACCGCTAGTCCTCCTCCCCTTTCCCCTCCTCTTCAGTCACCATCATCACGACACTCTCGTCCCATCCCCTTTGCCCCGTTGTCGCTTGCCCCCTTCAACGGTCACCCCATCTATTTAACCCtatctatacatataaaattcaagcaattatttttaatttgatgtatttgaaattttgaattttaaatcaacaacaataaatttttttgatttatttaaataaatttaaatttaaatcctTCAACTTTAATATCTGAATTGTGTTTTGTTGAATAcggatgaatttcaaattgtttAGAGATGGGAATCACTTAAAATTCTTTCTCTAAATCATTCatcaaaatccaaatccaTCTATTGAATATAGCCCgatataatttaatacttaCGCGTTTATTTTCACCGTAGAGCCTTTGAAACACAAGCTTTCCAACGTATATAAGAGCCTTAACAATAGTGATTCAACAATGAAACAGATCTTCACGAGTTCAGTCGATGCGTTTAAACGCTGGTACGTGCATTCCTGTTCAAGCTTTTCATCAGCCTGAGCATGTTACACGAACAAATGTAAGTTGTCTCACTCAAACTTCCAAGAATCGTTTCCCGTTTCTTTAGCTTGTTCCGCTTGCAGACTGCATGGGGTAACAGAACTCATATAAGAGGAGAAGCAGCAACT
The nucleotide sequence above comes from Sesamum indicum cultivar Zhongzhi No. 13 linkage group LG11, S_indicum_v1.0, whole genome shotgun sequence. Encoded proteins:
- the LOC105174185 gene encoding uncharacterized protein LOC105174185; this encodes MMEVNGKTSDCNEKRPLENSTLSYEQKNPAESSTNTSVFVNHAAIAWDESRRNWVGDASQKSLRTPKDPTINWSTTYEDLLSTTDPFPQPIPLADMVDFLVDIWHDEGLFD